In Oncorhynchus gorbuscha isolate QuinsamMale2020 ecotype Even-year linkage group LG08, OgorEven_v1.0, whole genome shotgun sequence, one genomic interval encodes:
- the cldn18 gene encoding claudin-18, protein MATALQTGGFVLGLLGGAAIIAATGMNNWSVKDRQGDVVTSVYTYKGLWQNCEVGTSGFTECRPLYGLLGFSGTFQAVRALMIVGIVLGVIGAMIALFSLKCLKMGSMEDSSKAKMTLTAGVMFIIAGICAIAGASIYANQIVASFMMTTYNPNYGGGMGQGIENGGNMMPRYTFGPALFVAWIGAALLLLGGILKCVAFRGLQPDKSTYTGVAYKASQAQNRPVYDDHHAEDGKRDNQKYV, encoded by the exons ATGGCCACTGCACTCCAGACGGGTGGATTTGTCCTGGGTCTGCTCGGCGGGGCTGCCATCATCGCCGCCACGGGGATGAACAACTGGAGCGTCAAGGATCGTCAGGGGGACGTGGTGACCTCGGTGTACACCTATAAGGGCCTGTGGCAGAACTGTGAGGTGGGCACCTCAGGCTTCACTGAGTGCCGGCCCCTCTACGGCCTCCTGGGCTTCTCAG GTACCTTTCAGGCAGTTAGAGCACTGATGATTGTGGGCATTGTTCTGGGTGTAATAGGGGCCATGATAGCCCTGTTCTCCCTCAAGTGCCTTAAAATGGGCAGCATGGAAGATTCCTCCAAAGCCAAGATGACCCTTACAGCGGGGGTCATGTTCATCATTGCAG gCATTTGTGCTATTGCTGGAGCTTCAATCTATGCTAACCAAATTGTGGCTAGTTTCATGATGACCACCTACAACCCCAATtatggaggagggatgggacaGGGCATAGAGAATGGAGGAAATATGATGCCGAG GTACACGTTTGGCCCCGCCCTCTTTGTTGCCTGGATAGGTGCAGCTTTGCTCTTATTGGGCGGGATTCTGAAGTGTGTTGCCTTCAGGGGACTACAGCCAGACAAGTCAAC CTACACAGGAGTCGCTTACAAAGCCTCCCAAGCCCAGAACAGGCCCGTCTATGATGACCACCATGCagaggatgggaagagagacaacCAAAAATATGTATAA